A region of the Muricauda sp. MAR_2010_75 genome:
GCTCCCGAAAGGACAGAAGGTGAGGGGCCATGGTCCCAACTAATCATTCGAGGTGCCACCATGATCAATGGAAACTTGGCACCACCCATTGGACCAGTGGACATTGTTGTGGAGAACAATCGTATTGTTGATGTTAAAACTGTGGGGTATCCCGGGGTTAAAATCAATGAAGCAAAACGTCCAAAATTAAAACCGGGTGGTAAAGAGCTCCAAGCAGAAGGGATGTACATCTTGCCTGGCTTTGTGGACACCCATGCCCATATCGGAGGAAAAGCTCAAGGTACAACCGCAGAATATGTTTTTAAACTATGGATGGGCCACGGAATTACCACAATTGCCGATCCTGGAAGTGGAAATGGGTTGGATTGGACATTGGATCAAAAGAAAAGGAGTGCCAGCAATAAAATTACCGCTCCAAGAATAAAGGCCTTTACCTTTTTTGGAGCCGGCTCGGAAACACCGATCTCAACCCCAGAACAGGCTAGGGAATGGGTGCGTGAAAATGCCAAAAGTGGTGCGGATGGCATTAAGTTCTTTGGCGCACCGCCCAAAATTATGCAAGCGGCGCTAGAAGAAAACAAAAAATTGGGATTGCGATCAAAGATGCACCACGCCCAAACCTATGTGGGTGAATGGAACGTGTTGAACAGTGCCAGGGCAGGGCTTACGGCCATGGAACACTGGTATGGACTTCCCGAAGCCTTGTTTTACGATAGAACCGTACAGGATTATTCCTTGGACTACAATTATCAAAATGAGCAGGACCGTTTTGGTGAGGCAGGTCAGCTATGGGCACAGTCTGCACCCCCATTTTCAGATAAATGGAACAGTGTAATGAACGAGTTGCTCGAACTTGATTTCACACTCTCCCCGACCATGGTCATTTATGAAGCCAATAGGGACTTGACCCGGGCGCGTAGGGCCGAATGGCATGAAGAATACACCTTGCCTTCACTTTGGGAATTTTATGCACCGAGCAGACAATCACATGGATCGTACTGGCATACGTGGGGAACAGAAAAAGAAGTTACATGGAAAAAGAACTATGAGCTTTGGATGACGTTTATCAACGAATACAAAAACCGTGGTGGACGGGTCACTATTGGTACAGATGCTGGATTTATTTATGAACTCTACGGTTTTGCCTATCCCCGAGAGATGGAACTATTGCGCGAAGCAGGATTCCATCCACTGGAAGTGATCAAAGCAGCTACTTTAAATGGGGCGGAATCTTTAGGAATGGATGATGAAATAGGAACAATAGAACCCGGTAAACTGGCCGATTTTGTAATTGTTGAGGAAAATCCAGTGGCCAATTTGCAAAGTTTGTACGGCACCGGTACCATTAAGCTTACTGATGACAATAAGGTAATCCGTGCCGGAGGTGTAAAATACACCATAAAGGATGGAATAATTTACGATGCCAAAAAATTGCTTTCAGATGTAAAGGCCATGGTAGAAAAAGCCAAAGCGGAAGAAGGGTATAAAATTATTCAACCTGGACTGAAAGGGTCAAAATAAGTATCGGACCTCCTTCAAACTTAAACCAAACTAACACTAAATCGTCGACATAAAAGTGGCATTTGTGTTCTTGTTCATGAATGTCACTTCACTTGTCGATATATATGTTCCCAGGAACAATTTTAAGATTGCTATGCAGAACACGCTGAATTTTGAAAACACCCAAATAGCATTTTCATCAAAATCAACTACGCAATTAAAAAAGGCAGAATGGCTATTTTCTGTTGTAAAAAAGGCTTGGCTCACCAATTTGGCCAAATCCATAACAAATTTTCTGCTACGTATTGGGTTTCCCATAGAACCCATTTTAAAACAAACGGTTTTTGAACAATTCTGCGGAGGTGAAACCATTGTGCAATGTGAAGGTACTGTCAATAGCTTGTTTCAGAATGGAGGCGTTCACTCTATTTTGGACTATTCCATAGAGGGTAAGGAAACGGAGAATTTTTTTGATGGCACTTTGGAGACCATGCTCAAAATCTGTAAGTATGGAGATGGTTCACCGGAGGTTCCTTTTCTGGTTTTTAAACCTACCGGGATGGGGCGGTTCAAAATCTATGAGAAAGTTTCAACCCAAATCGACTTGAATTCAGATGAAGCATTGGAGTGGGAGAGAATCCAGAAAAGATTCGATGCCGTTTGCAGTGCGGTTGCCAATACCAACTTCCTAAAGATTATGGTTGATGCCGAAGAATCCTGGATACAGGATACCATTGATACATTGGTGGAAGAGATGATGGTTAAATACAACACGGAGCGGACCGTGGTTTTCAATACGGTACAAATGTACCGATGGGATCGATTGTCTTATTTACAACGAATGTATTCATTTGGGCAAAAGAACAACATCCGTGTTGGTGTAAAATTGGTGCGCGGCGCCTATATGGAAAAAGAAAGGGAGCGCGCTTTTAAAAAGGGTTACATAAGCCCTATATGTGAGGACAAGCGTGCCACGGATATTAATTTTGATGAGGGAATACATTTTTGCCTGAACCATTTGGATGTGTTTGATATTTTCGCCGGCTCCCATAATGAGATGAGCTGCCAAAAACTTTCCCACAGTTTAAAAGAGGAAGGTATCTCCAAGGATGATGAACGAATTTGGTTTGGTCAACTTTATGGAATGAGTGACCATATAAGCTTTAATCTGGCCAATAGTGGCTATAATACGGCTAAGTATGTTCCCTTTGGCCCGGTAAGGGAAGTTGTTCCTTATTTGTTTAGGAGGGCCGAGGAGAATACTTCCGTTGGTTCACAGACTTCCCGGGAACTCTTCTTTATCAAAAAAGAACTGCTTCGTAGAAAAAACGAAAGAGAGTAGCCCATAATGGATTCGTTTATCTTTTTGTTTGGGGGCGATTCATAGCAATTCTTTCCTTGATTTACGGAATCGTTTGCATAAACTATATGCGGCAGTGTCACATTACTCACATAATATGTGAAATTCATGAAGGTTCGATCTGCCCCAGAAATTCTTCAAGAACCTGACTTGCATCCCTTATATTACTGATATTCATTAAAATTGAGTATGTGGTTAAATTAACATTAAGCATACTCTTTTTTAAGTAAATTTTATGAAATCAAAAATATTTGAATATATTAGAGTGGTTTTTTTAAAATAATCGCGCTTATTTTTATGCATTCTTCAATGTAAATAACCCCGGTCAGTACAGATGTATTTTTAAGATCAATGAAGAATCAAACCGAAGATACCATAAGAGGAATATTCATTAAGCACTATCAGGAATGGTGTGTTCTTTCATTCTCATTCCTTCATAGTATGCCAGAAGCCGAGGATGTGGTGCAAGACATCATGGTCAAACTTTTGACCCGAAAAGATGTGCACACCATTGAAAACCTTCCATCTTATATTAGGGTTTCCATTAAGAATGCGAGTCTCTTAAAAATTAAATCGGGACAAAAAGTCCGTCGATTGGATGAAACGGTGAGCTTGTACGATACTTCTTACGAACAGGAACTTATTGATAGGGAAGCTCAGGTTGAGGTGCAAAAAGCACTCAATATTTTGCCCGAACAAAGCAAAAGGGTTTTTGAGCTTTGTGTGATTGAGGGACTTCAATATAAAAATACCGCAGATGTTCTCGGAATTTCCACAAACACAGTGAAATATCACCTAAAAAAGGCCTTCAAAATTCTTCGTCACAATCTTAGTAGTTCGTATTTTTTTGACCTCATTATTGTGATTGTTGTTTTTTTTAGTTAAAAAAATTGACATTTTAACAATTCTGCACTACCCGTTTTTCCAATTTTGTAATTATATAGGTAAATGGTGGAAATACCACTTAGTCATTTAAGCCTATGGAAGTCGCTTCGCTGATTTATAAAAAACTTACTTCAAAACTCGATGAGTCCGAAAAAATGAAACTCAGTGAGTGGCTGTTGGCCTCTGAAGAAAATCAGAACATTTATCAAAACATAGAAACTTTTTACAGGAAAGGAGGCGATATTTCCGGTTTAGCAACATTGGAAGTCCATGCTGCTTGGGAAAAAGTTTTGGAAAAACATTTGGCGAGGAAGAAACAAAGCCGTGTCAAACACATCATACGGTCAACCTATAAATATGCCGCTGTTCTACTCATTGCCCTTATGGCAGGATATGCGTATTGGAACTACAATAATGCGCCCGATGCCATTGCAAATGAAAAAATTGAGGATGAAGGCATTGTGATTGTTTTTGACAATGGAGAAAAAATTAAGCTCTCTTCCGAAAAGAAACAGGAACAGCTGTTGGACAAGGATGGTAACCGAATAGGGGAGAGAAATGGTGATCAACTGGATTATTCCGGAAAAGAAAACTTGGGTGAACTGGTCTATAATACATTGTCCGTGCCCAATGGAAGACGGTTTGATATTGTTTTATCGGATAACTCGCATGTGTATCTCAATGCGGGGTCTTCCCTTCGTTATCCCGTAAATTTTATTCCAGGTAAAAAAAGACAAGTGTTTTTGGAAGGTGAAGCCTTTTTTGAAGTTTCCGAAGACAAGGAGCATCCGTTTGTGGTGACCAGTGGAAATATGGATGTTCAGGTTCTAGGGACAAAGTTCAATGTAAATGCCTACCCTGAAGAAACCAATATCAATACCGTATTGGTGGAAGGTTCCGTGCAGTTGAACGTGACGGAGGACGAGAAAAATGCCAATTCTTCATCAGTATTGTTGGAGCCGGGGCATATTGCCCATTGGGACAAAGATTCCAAATCGGCAAAGATGGAAGAAGTTGATACCGAATTGTATACCAGTTGGATGCAAGGAAAACTTGTTCTTAGGGGCATGCGATTCAAGGATATTATGAAAAAGCTGGAAAGGCATTACGGAGTGTCCATCCAAAATAAGAACAAAGAGCTGGAAAACCGGGTATTCACTGCCACTTTTGATGTGGAGACTATTGAAGAGGTGCTCAACACATTCGTTGCCGAGACCGACTTTGACTACTTTATTGAAAAAGATCAAATAACCATTTTAGAATAAATAACCAAAAACCAAAATTATACGCCTATGAAATAAATGCACATAAAAAAAATCGGGAGATGCTGCAACACCTGCCCGATTGAGATTATTAACTCAAAAAATTAAGTTAACTAAAAACATTACAAAGGTATGAAAAATTACATCAAGAGCACTCTGCCTTGTCTAACTAACAACTTGTCGCTGACAGTGAAACTAACTGTACTTTTTTTGATAGTTTCTTTTTTCTCGACACATGCAAATTCCTACTCCCAGAAGACCAAACTTAGTTTGGACATGGAAAATGTAGAGATTGCGCAGGTGTTCGAACAAATTGAGTCTGTCTCAGAATTCAAGTTCTTTTATGACAACAGAAAAGTAAATGCTCACAGAAAGGTCTCTATTAATGTAGACCAAAAATTGATTACGGAAATACTGGACAAACTCTTCCAGGGAACAAACATTTCTTATCTTTTTAACAAACAACAAATTGTTTTAAAAACTAAGAACGCAATCGATGTAGCTCCAATGGAGGCAAGTCTTTCGCCTCTTTCTGAAAGCGATTTGCAAGCTACAATTTCTGGTACGGTCACAGACTCCAATGGGGTACCAATACCTGGGGCATCCGTGGTAGAAAAAGGCACCACCAATGGTGTGGCTGCCGACTTTGATGGAAATTACCAAATTACGGTACAGGGTTCTAATGCCGTTTTGGTGGTCAGTTCCATCGGATTTGCAAGAAGAGAAGTTACCGTGGGTGGATCTACCTCCCTAGATATTGTATTGCAAGAAGATACCCAGAGCTTGAATGAAGTAGTCGTAACTGCATTGGGGATTAAGCAAGAGACCAAGAAATTGGGGTATTCCATTGCCCAAGTTGATGCTGAGGAGGTCAATGTGAACAGATCATCCAACTTCATGAACACCCTTCAAGGTAAAGTAGCCGGTGTAAATATTTCCTCATTGAGCTCTGGACCTGGTGGTTCATCAAAAGTTAGGATTCGAGGTCAATCTTCAATTTCGGGAACCAATAACCCACTGATTGTTGTAAACGGTGTGCCAATTGATAATACCTCTTTTGGTACCAGTCCTGGTAGTGCCAGTTCTGAAGTAGGTACCAACAGTGGTGGTGTATATTCTGATGGGGGTGATGGTTTCTCCAGTATCAACCCAGATGACATAGAAAGTATGACCATCCTTAAAGGCGCCACAGGTGCTGCGCTTTATGGATCTAGGGCAAAAGACGGTGTTATTATGATCACCACAAAATCCCGTGGGCGCCAGCAAGGATTAGGGGTCACCTATAACATTAACATTACGGACCATACACCTTTGGATTTTACAGATTACCAATATGAATATGGACAAGGTGAAAATGGAGTTAGGCCAACATCTGCCAACCCAACCTCTGGACAGTGGTCTTTTGGTGAACGTTTTCAACCCGGAATGACACAAGTCCTTTTTGATGGTGTTGAGGTTCCTTATGTTCCGGTACGGGACAGAATAAAGAAGTTTTACAGAAATGGTACAGATATTACCCATTCCATATCCATTTCAAATGGGTCTGAAAAAGGTGGTTTTAACCTTTCGCTTTCCAACCTGGGTAGTAAGGGTATTACCCCAAACAATGAGTTCAATAGGAAAACGGTAAACTTTGGAGCAAACTATGATTTGTCAGACAAACTTTCTATTGAATCCCACATTAATTATTCGTACGAGAAAAACATAAATCCACCCAACGTAGGTCAGCAGGATAACACAATTTCTGTAGCGCTGTACAACATGGCCAACTCTATGCCTTTGGATTTATTGAATGAGAAAAAGTTCAATGCTGATGGTAATGAGTTTGTGTACAGTAGGTTTAGAAACCGTACCAATCCCTATTTCACACTTTCTGAGCAGTTCAATGAAATTAGAAGAGATAGAATATTTGGAAACGTTTTGGCGCGGTATGAGATTGCCCCATGGCTTATTGGTCAGGTTCGGGTAGGACAAGATTACTGGTCACGTTCCCAGCAGTACAATGGGTATCCAACTGGTCAAGCTTCAAGACCATCTGCTCCGGCTCCGTTCTTTAATGGAACCTTTACACAAACGGCAAGAAGGTATAGGGAAACCAACGTTGACTTCCTTCTTTCTGGTAATGTTGATGTGAATGAAGATTTTGCAGTGGGTTACAATGTTGGTGGAAACCAGATGCGAAGAAGACAAGATTTAAACCGCGTTGATGTAACCGATTTCGTAATTCGTGATTTGTACACTGTACAGAACGGTAGGGTGAAAAACCCAACGTACGCTTTGTCTGAAAGAGGAATTAATTCTTTGTACGGAGCTGTTGATCTATCCTATAAGGATACCTACTTTTTAAGTGGTACGGCTCGTAACGATTGGTTCTCAACACTTTCCGAAGCAAATAGAAGTATCTTATATCCTTCTGTTTCCGGTAGCGTACTCTTCTCCAATCTGTTGGGGGACAGTGCGGAATGGTTGACACTTGGTAAATTTAGAGCTGCTTATGCCGAAGTGGGAAGTGATACGGATGTAAATCCTTATGCTGATGCGTTGTTCTATGACATTAACGCCAACTTTTTCCCAGGACCAGATGGGTCTCCCAAGCCAGTGGCCGGTGCCAATACCTCAACACTTCCTAATCCCGATCTACGCCCAATGCGGGTAAAGGAAACGGAAATAGGTGTCGATTTAAGAATGTTCGATAACCGTGTAGGATTGGATTTGGCCGTGTATCGCAAGACCACAATAGATCAGATCATTCCAGCTCAGATTTCCAACTCTTCTGGATTTATAAGTCAGTTGATCAACAGTGGTGAAAGTAGAAGTGATGGTATTGAAATGTTATTGAACTTAACACCAATCCGTAACGATGATTTACGATGGGACTTTAATTTCAATGCTTCTTATAACAAGACCAAAGTGATCAGCCTTCTGAGTGATGAAGAGGGAGAGAGCATTTTGGTGGGGAACCATATATTCAATGGGTTCCTATACCAAGTTGTTGGTGAGGAGATCGGACAATTGGCCGGTTTTGGCTATAAGTTCGATGATCAGGGAAGACAGGTATTCGCTGATGATGGTAGACCACTTAGATCAGATGAGATCAAATTCTATGGTAGTGCACTGCCCAAATGGGTCGGAGGTATTACCAATACCGTACGGTACAAGGATTTCAACTTATCCTTTTTGATTGACTTTAAACTAGGAGGTAAGATGATTTCAGGTACCAACTTTAACGCTGTTAGACACGGTCTTCATAAAATAACCCTTCCTGGAAGAGAAACTGGAGTTGTTGGTGAGGGTGTAAACCAGGCAGGACAACCTAATACTGTTGCAACCGAGTCACAAACCTATTGGGAAGTTGTGCGTTCGCAGCAGTTGATTGAACCCATTGTGTACAATTCCGGATACTGGAAATTGAGACAAGTTACCCTAGGGT
Encoded here:
- a CDS encoding amidohydrolase family protein; amino-acid sequence: MKIVKKGFLSLLCLLLFQSGFGQIEKAPERTEGEGPWSQLIIRGATMINGNLAPPIGPVDIVVENNRIVDVKTVGYPGVKINEAKRPKLKPGGKELQAEGMYILPGFVDTHAHIGGKAQGTTAEYVFKLWMGHGITTIADPGSGNGLDWTLDQKKRSASNKITAPRIKAFTFFGAGSETPISTPEQAREWVRENAKSGADGIKFFGAPPKIMQAALEENKKLGLRSKMHHAQTYVGEWNVLNSARAGLTAMEHWYGLPEALFYDRTVQDYSLDYNYQNEQDRFGEAGQLWAQSAPPFSDKWNSVMNELLELDFTLSPTMVIYEANRDLTRARRAEWHEEYTLPSLWEFYAPSRQSHGSYWHTWGTEKEVTWKKNYELWMTFINEYKNRGGRVTIGTDAGFIYELYGFAYPREMELLREAGFHPLEVIKAATLNGAESLGMDDEIGTIEPGKLADFVIVEENPVANLQSLYGTGTIKLTDDNKVIRAGGVKYTIKDGIIYDAKKLLSDVKAMVEKAKAEEGYKIIQPGLKGSK
- a CDS encoding proline dehydrogenase family protein, whose translation is MAFVFLFMNVTSLVDIYVPRNNFKIAMQNTLNFENTQIAFSSKSTTQLKKAEWLFSVVKKAWLTNLAKSITNFLLRIGFPIEPILKQTVFEQFCGGETIVQCEGTVNSLFQNGGVHSILDYSIEGKETENFFDGTLETMLKICKYGDGSPEVPFLVFKPTGMGRFKIYEKVSTQIDLNSDEALEWERIQKRFDAVCSAVANTNFLKIMVDAEESWIQDTIDTLVEEMMVKYNTERTVVFNTVQMYRWDRLSYLQRMYSFGQKNNIRVGVKLVRGAYMEKERERAFKKGYISPICEDKRATDINFDEGIHFCLNHLDVFDIFAGSHNEMSCQKLSHSLKEEGISKDDERIWFGQLYGMSDHISFNLANSGYNTAKYVPFGPVREVVPYLFRRAEENTSVGSQTSRELFFIKKELLRRKNERE
- a CDS encoding sigma-70 family RNA polymerase sigma factor, encoding MKNQTEDTIRGIFIKHYQEWCVLSFSFLHSMPEAEDVVQDIMVKLLTRKDVHTIENLPSYIRVSIKNASLLKIKSGQKVRRLDETVSLYDTSYEQELIDREAQVEVQKALNILPEQSKRVFELCVIEGLQYKNTADVLGISTNTVKYHLKKAFKILRHNLSSSYFFDLIIVIVVFFS
- a CDS encoding FecR family protein, with the translated sequence MKLSEWLLASEENQNIYQNIETFYRKGGDISGLATLEVHAAWEKVLEKHLARKKQSRVKHIIRSTYKYAAVLLIALMAGYAYWNYNNAPDAIANEKIEDEGIVIVFDNGEKIKLSSEKKQEQLLDKDGNRIGERNGDQLDYSGKENLGELVYNTLSVPNGRRFDIVLSDNSHVYLNAGSSLRYPVNFIPGKKRQVFLEGEAFFEVSEDKEHPFVVTSGNMDVQVLGTKFNVNAYPEETNINTVLVEGSVQLNVTEDEKNANSSSVLLEPGHIAHWDKDSKSAKMEEVDTELYTSWMQGKLVLRGMRFKDIMKKLERHYGVSIQNKNKELENRVFTATFDVETIEEVLNTFVAETDFDYFIEKDQITILE
- a CDS encoding SusC/RagA family TonB-linked outer membrane protein; translated protein: MENVEIAQVFEQIESVSEFKFFYDNRKVNAHRKVSINVDQKLITEILDKLFQGTNISYLFNKQQIVLKTKNAIDVAPMEASLSPLSESDLQATISGTVTDSNGVPIPGASVVEKGTTNGVAADFDGNYQITVQGSNAVLVVSSIGFARREVTVGGSTSLDIVLQEDTQSLNEVVVTALGIKQETKKLGYSIAQVDAEEVNVNRSSNFMNTLQGKVAGVNISSLSSGPGGSSKVRIRGQSSISGTNNPLIVVNGVPIDNTSFGTSPGSASSEVGTNSGGVYSDGGDGFSSINPDDIESMTILKGATGAALYGSRAKDGVIMITTKSRGRQQGLGVTYNINITDHTPLDFTDYQYEYGQGENGVRPTSANPTSGQWSFGERFQPGMTQVLFDGVEVPYVPVRDRIKKFYRNGTDITHSISISNGSEKGGFNLSLSNLGSKGITPNNEFNRKTVNFGANYDLSDKLSIESHINYSYEKNINPPNVGQQDNTISVALYNMANSMPLDLLNEKKFNADGNEFVYSRFRNRTNPYFTLSEQFNEIRRDRIFGNVLARYEIAPWLIGQVRVGQDYWSRSQQYNGYPTGQASRPSAPAPFFNGTFTQTARRYRETNVDFLLSGNVDVNEDFAVGYNVGGNQMRRRQDLNRVDVTDFVIRDLYTVQNGRVKNPTYALSERGINSLYGAVDLSYKDTYFLSGTARNDWFSTLSEANRSILYPSVSGSVLFSNLLGDSAEWLTLGKFRAAYAEVGSDTDVNPYADALFYDINANFFPGPDGSPKPVAGANTSTLPNPDLRPMRVKETEIGVDLRMFDNRVGLDLAVYRKTTIDQIIPAQISNSSGFISQLINSGESRSDGIEMLLNLTPIRNDDLRWDFNFNASYNKTKVISLLSDEEGESILVGNHIFNGFLYQVVGEEIGQLAGFGYKFDDQGRQVFADDGRPLRSDEIKFYGSALPKWVGGITNTVRYKDFNLSFLIDFKLGGKMISGTNFNAVRHGLHKITLPGRETGVVGEGVNQAGQPNTVATESQTYWEVVRSQQLIEPIVYNSGYWKLRQVTLGYDFRKFIPEDSPVQGVTLSLIANNVAMLKKWVPNIDPDSFSFSSDNVSGLESTGVPTTRSIGFNLNVKF